The Xenopus tropicalis strain Nigerian chromosome 7, UCB_Xtro_10.0, whole genome shotgun sequence genome includes a region encoding these proteins:
- the usp5 gene encoding ubiquitin carboxyl-terminal hydrolase 5 isoform X1, translating to MGDVKDALLSVLPTIRLPRAGDRVHKDECAYTFHTPETDSGLYICMNTFLGFGRPYVERQYNKTGQRAFLHLKRTAKMKSEESNSGTGDPPRKKPTRLAIGMEGGFDMSEEQCEYEEVVKLVILPEFLEIPRDGLLGLPEMVRDRVSSAIDAILSADSASRKQEIQAWDGEVRQVSKHAFNLQQLEGVPRIPPCGWKCSVCDLRENLWLNMTDGAILCGRRYFDGSGGNNHALQHYQETGYPLAVKLGTITPDGGDVYSYDEDDMVLDPNLAEHLSHFGIDMMKMQKTDKTMTELEIDMNQRIGEWEVIQESGVQLQPLYGSGYTGIQNLGNSCYLNSTMQVIFSIPAFQRKYVERMEQIFQKSPADPTQDFNTQVAKLGNGMLSGEYSKPAVEKDNDTAPEHKGLQDGIAPRMFKALVGKGHPEFSTNRQQDAQEFFLHFINMVERNCRSSSNPNEVFRFLVEEKIKCLVSQKVKYTQRVEYILQLPVPMEAALNKDELSAYEQCRLQAEREHRPPPELVRARIPFTSCLEAFAAPEQLDEFWSAALQAKSNALKTSRFASFPDYLVIQIKKFTFGLDWVPKKLDVSIDVPDELDLSEFRGGGLQGGEEELPDVAPPLVTPDEPKGSLGFYGLDDDDSYCSPHFSSPTSPVLDESVVTQLVEMGFPAEACRKAVYYTGNSGAEAAMTWVMSHMDDPDFALPLSGASAPSSVTTGGDPPSEEHVATIISMGFSQEQAVKALRATNNNLERAVDWIFSHIDDLDAEAAMDLSEGRSAAESVSESLPAAGPRVRDGAGRYELFAFISHMGTSTMCGHYVCHIKKEGRWVIYNDQKVCASEKPPKDLGYIYFYQRIQS from the exons ATGGGTGATGTGAAAGATGCTCTGCTCTCTGTGCTACCGACCATTCGGCTACCTCGGGCTGGGGACCGAGTGCACAAGGATGAGTGTGCATATACCTTCCATACTCCG GAGACAGACAGCGgattatatatttgtatgaatACATTTTTGGGCTTTGGGAGGCCCTATGTTGAGCGGCAATACAACAAGACTGGGCAGAGAGCCTTTCTGCATCTTAAGAGGACTGCTAAAATG AAATCTGAGGAATCTAATTCCGGCACAGGAGACCCCCCACGCAAGAAGCCGACACGCTTAGCCATTG GAATGGAGGGCGGCTTTGACATGAGTGAGGAACAGTGTGAATATGAGGAGGTGGTGAAGTTGGTCATTCTGCCTGAGTTCCTAGAGATTCCACGGGATGGACTGTTGGGGCTCCCGGAGATGGTCAGGGATCGG GTGTCGTCTGCTATTGATGCCATACTGTCTGCTGACTCCGCCTCCCGGAAACAGGAAATTCAGGCCTGGGACGGGGAAGTGAGGCAGGTTTCCAAACATGCGTTCAACCTCCAGCAGCTTGAGGGGGTACCCCGTATCCCACCTTG TGGATGGAAGTGCAGTGTCTGTGATCTGCGGGAGAATCTGTGGCTCAATATGACAGACGGCGCCATCCTCTGCGGAAGACGTTACTTTGATGGCAGCGGAGGGAATAACCACGCGTTACAGCACTACCAAGAAACAGGCTACCCGTTAGCAGTGAAACTGGGCACCATTACGCCAGATGGAGGCG ATGTATATTCCTATGATGAGGATGATATGGTTCTGGACCCCAACCTGGCAGAGCATCTCTCACACTTTGGCATTGACATGATGAAGATGCAGAAG ACGGATAAGACCATGACAGAACTGGAAATTGATATGAACCAACGAATCGGAGAGTGGGAGGTGATCCAGGAATCAGGTGTACAATTGCAGCCCCTCTATGGTTCGGGGTACACTGGCATCCAGAACCTCGGAAACAGCTGCTACCTCAATTCAACCATGCAAGTCATCTTCAGCATCCCGGCCTTCCAGCGCAA ATACGTAGAACGTATGGAGCAGATTTTCCAGAAATCACCTGCTGATCCAACGCAAGACTTCAACACCCAAGT AGCCAAGCTTGGAAATGGCATGTTATCTGGGGAATACTCAAAGCCAGCTGTAGAAAAAGACAATGACACAGCTCCAGAACATAAG GGTCTTCAGGATGGGATTGCTCCGAGAATGTTTAAGGCACTTGTTGGGAAGGGACACCCAGAGTTTTCCACCAACAGGCAGCAAGATGCTCAGGAATTCTtcctgcactttataaatatggttGAG AGGAACTGCCGCAGCTCATCCAACCCCAATGAAGTTTTCCGTTTCCTAGTGGAAGAGAAGATTAAGTGTCTGGTGTCTCAGAAAGTGAAGTATACACAGAGGGTTGAGTACATCCTGCAACTTCCTGTGCCCATGGAGGCTGCACTCAATAAGG ACGAGCTGTCTGCATATGAGCAATGCCGGCTCCAGGCTGAACGTGAGCATCGCCCCCCGCCAGAACTAGTCCGGGCACGGATCCCATTCACATCATGTTTGGAGGCATTTGCTGCCCCTGAGCAGCTCGATGAATTCTGGAGCGCCGCCCTTCAGGCCAAATCCAATGCACTTAA GACGTCCCGCTTTGCCTCATTTCCAGATTACTTGGTCATTCAAATCAAGAAGTTTACTTTTGGCCTTGACTGGGTACCCAAGAAACTGG ATGTCTCTATTGATGTCCCAGATGAATTGGATCTTTCTGAGTTTCGGGGTGGGGGGCTTCAAGGGGGGGAAGAGGAGCTCCCAGATGTTGCCCCCCCATTGGTCACACCCGATGAGCCCAAAGGTAGCCTTGGTTTCTATGGCCTCGACGATGACGACTCGTACTGCTCCCCTCACTTCTCCTCTCCGACAT CTCCAGTGCTGGACGAGTCAGTAGTCACGCAGTTGGTAGAGATGGGATTCCCAGCCGAGGCGTGCCGCAAAGCTGTGTATTATACGGGCAACAGCGGGGCAGAGGCTGCAATGACGTGGGTGATGTCGCACATGGATGACCCAG aCTTTGCCTTGCCACTGTCTGGGGCCAGCGCACCCTCATCAGTTACTACCGGGGGGGATCCACCCTCTGAGGAACACGTAGCAACAATAATATCCATGGGCTTCTCCCAGGAGCAAGCAGTGAAAGCCCTCCGTGCCACT AACAACAACTTGGAACGTGCTGTCGACTGGATCTTCTCTCACATTGATGATTTGGATGCTGAGGCTGCCATGGATTTATCTGAGGGTCGCTCTGCTGCAGAGTCTGTGTCTGAGAGTCTCCCTGCTGCGGGCCCTCGTGTGAGGGATGGAGCTGGGA GATATGAGCTTTTTGCCTTCATCAGTCACATGGGGACATCCACCATGTGCGGTCACTACGTGTGTCATATAAAGAAGGAGGGAAG GTGGGTGATCTACAATGACCAGAAAGTCTGCGCTTCAGAGAAGCCTCCCAAAGACCTGGGTTACATTTACTTCTACCAGCGTATACAGAGTTAA
- the usp5 gene encoding ubiquitin carboxyl-terminal hydrolase 5: protein MGDVKDALLSVLPTIRLPRAGDRVHKDECAYTFHTPETDSGLYICMNTFLGFGRPYVERQYNKTGQRAFLHLKRTAKMKSEESNSGTGDPPRKKPTRLAIGMEGGFDMSEEQCEYEEVVKLVILPEFLEIPRDGLLGLPEMVRDRVSSAIDAILSADSASRKQEIQAWDGEVRQVSKHAFNLQQLEGVPRIPPCGWKCSVCDLRENLWLNMTDGAILCGRRYFDGSGGNNHALQHYQETGYPLAVKLGTITPDGGDVYSYDEDDMVLDPNLAEHLSHFGIDMMKMQKTDKTMTELEIDMNQRIGEWEVIQESGVQLQPLYGSGYTGIQNLGNSCYLNSTMQVIFSIPAFQRKYVERMEQIFQKSPADPTQDFNTQVAKLGNGMLSGEYSKPAVEKDNDTAPEHKGLQDGIAPRMFKALVGKGHPEFSTNRQQDAQEFFLHFINMVERNCRSSSNPNEVFRFLVEEKIKCLVSQKVKYTQRVEYILQLPVPMEAALNKDELSAYEQCRLQAEREHRPPPELVRARIPFTSCLEAFAAPEQLDEFWSAALQAKSNALKTSRFASFPDYLVIQIKKFTFGLDWVPKKLDVSIDVPDELDLSEFRGGGLQGGEEELPDVAPPLVTPDEPKAPVLDESVVTQLVEMGFPAEACRKAVYYTGNSGAEAAMTWVMSHMDDPDFALPLSGASAPSSVTTGGDPPSEEHVATIISMGFSQEQAVKALRATNNNLERAVDWIFSHIDDLDAEAAMDLSEGRSAAESVSESLPAAGPRVRDGAGRYELFAFISHMGTSTMCGHYVCHIKKEGRWVIYNDQKVCASEKPPKDLGYIYFYQRIQS from the exons ATGGGTGATGTGAAAGATGCTCTGCTCTCTGTGCTACCGACCATTCGGCTACCTCGGGCTGGGGACCGAGTGCACAAGGATGAGTGTGCATATACCTTCCATACTCCG GAGACAGACAGCGgattatatatttgtatgaatACATTTTTGGGCTTTGGGAGGCCCTATGTTGAGCGGCAATACAACAAGACTGGGCAGAGAGCCTTTCTGCATCTTAAGAGGACTGCTAAAATG AAATCTGAGGAATCTAATTCCGGCACAGGAGACCCCCCACGCAAGAAGCCGACACGCTTAGCCATTG GAATGGAGGGCGGCTTTGACATGAGTGAGGAACAGTGTGAATATGAGGAGGTGGTGAAGTTGGTCATTCTGCCTGAGTTCCTAGAGATTCCACGGGATGGACTGTTGGGGCTCCCGGAGATGGTCAGGGATCGG GTGTCGTCTGCTATTGATGCCATACTGTCTGCTGACTCCGCCTCCCGGAAACAGGAAATTCAGGCCTGGGACGGGGAAGTGAGGCAGGTTTCCAAACATGCGTTCAACCTCCAGCAGCTTGAGGGGGTACCCCGTATCCCACCTTG TGGATGGAAGTGCAGTGTCTGTGATCTGCGGGAGAATCTGTGGCTCAATATGACAGACGGCGCCATCCTCTGCGGAAGACGTTACTTTGATGGCAGCGGAGGGAATAACCACGCGTTACAGCACTACCAAGAAACAGGCTACCCGTTAGCAGTGAAACTGGGCACCATTACGCCAGATGGAGGCG ATGTATATTCCTATGATGAGGATGATATGGTTCTGGACCCCAACCTGGCAGAGCATCTCTCACACTTTGGCATTGACATGATGAAGATGCAGAAG ACGGATAAGACCATGACAGAACTGGAAATTGATATGAACCAACGAATCGGAGAGTGGGAGGTGATCCAGGAATCAGGTGTACAATTGCAGCCCCTCTATGGTTCGGGGTACACTGGCATCCAGAACCTCGGAAACAGCTGCTACCTCAATTCAACCATGCAAGTCATCTTCAGCATCCCGGCCTTCCAGCGCAA ATACGTAGAACGTATGGAGCAGATTTTCCAGAAATCACCTGCTGATCCAACGCAAGACTTCAACACCCAAGT AGCCAAGCTTGGAAATGGCATGTTATCTGGGGAATACTCAAAGCCAGCTGTAGAAAAAGACAATGACACAGCTCCAGAACATAAG GGTCTTCAGGATGGGATTGCTCCGAGAATGTTTAAGGCACTTGTTGGGAAGGGACACCCAGAGTTTTCCACCAACAGGCAGCAAGATGCTCAGGAATTCTtcctgcactttataaatatggttGAG AGGAACTGCCGCAGCTCATCCAACCCCAATGAAGTTTTCCGTTTCCTAGTGGAAGAGAAGATTAAGTGTCTGGTGTCTCAGAAAGTGAAGTATACACAGAGGGTTGAGTACATCCTGCAACTTCCTGTGCCCATGGAGGCTGCACTCAATAAGG ACGAGCTGTCTGCATATGAGCAATGCCGGCTCCAGGCTGAACGTGAGCATCGCCCCCCGCCAGAACTAGTCCGGGCACGGATCCCATTCACATCATGTTTGGAGGCATTTGCTGCCCCTGAGCAGCTCGATGAATTCTGGAGCGCCGCCCTTCAGGCCAAATCCAATGCACTTAA GACGTCCCGCTTTGCCTCATTTCCAGATTACTTGGTCATTCAAATCAAGAAGTTTACTTTTGGCCTTGACTGGGTACCCAAGAAACTGG ATGTCTCTATTGATGTCCCAGATGAATTGGATCTTTCTGAGTTTCGGGGTGGGGGGCTTCAAGGGGGGGAAGAGGAGCTCCCAGATGTTGCCCCCCCATTGGTCACACCCGATGAGCCCAAAG CTCCAGTGCTGGACGAGTCAGTAGTCACGCAGTTGGTAGAGATGGGATTCCCAGCCGAGGCGTGCCGCAAAGCTGTGTATTATACGGGCAACAGCGGGGCAGAGGCTGCAATGACGTGGGTGATGTCGCACATGGATGACCCAG aCTTTGCCTTGCCACTGTCTGGGGCCAGCGCACCCTCATCAGTTACTACCGGGGGGGATCCACCCTCTGAGGAACACGTAGCAACAATAATATCCATGGGCTTCTCCCAGGAGCAAGCAGTGAAAGCCCTCCGTGCCACT AACAACAACTTGGAACGTGCTGTCGACTGGATCTTCTCTCACATTGATGATTTGGATGCTGAGGCTGCCATGGATTTATCTGAGGGTCGCTCTGCTGCAGAGTCTGTGTCTGAGAGTCTCCCTGCTGCGGGCCCTCGTGTGAGGGATGGAGCTGGGA GATATGAGCTTTTTGCCTTCATCAGTCACATGGGGACATCCACCATGTGCGGTCACTACGTGTGTCATATAAAGAAGGAGGGAAG GTGGGTGATCTACAATGACCAGAAAGTCTGCGCTTCAGAGAAGCCTCCCAAAGACCTGGGTTACATTTACTTCTACCAGCGTATACAGAGTTAA
- the cdca3 gene encoding cell division cycle-associated protein 3 isoform X2, whose product MGASESKAQVTPSRPLRNHLLSRVNDPRSPTSGIPRTPIEVGESPRNTPQTAHEEEEEIFEEEILDTPEISDPRSPTNGITRTPLRPPMHAVLNNLAKQLSEVFVAEDSVAEGGPLSPTGHEAAYLERQVGQESQMSQEACVGEKNVNGEEVDPVAEMAETQNAQEVVSEVEKVVTPNDQEESLIAEKAETVNDQESIPVAQAVVSTEPIQGSGQQQRIRGKSPRSSGVKNVRQRPRKSLLSSSSGRSPLRILQEDNSPNTTAQHRQGKKLSYQTEPALPHRALKISHGNWESSLNKENAEYGHSTS is encoded by the exons ATGGGAGCCTCAGAGTCCAAAGCCCAGGTAACCCCTTCCCGTCCTCTGCGTAATCACCTGCTGTCTCGTGTGAATGATCCCCGCTCCCCAACCAGCGGGATTCCCAGGACTCCTATTGAG GTGGGGGAGTCTCCCCGGAACACCCCTCAGACTGCTcacgaggaggaggaggagatatTTGAGGAGGAGATTCTTGATACTCCAGAGATCTCAGACCCTCGTTCCCCAACCAATGGTATCACACGCACCCCCCTCAGACCCCCCATGCATG CTGTTCTGAACAACCTGGCAAAGCAGTTAAGTGAAGTGTTTGTGGCAGAGGATTCTGTGGCTGAAGGCGGCCCGTTGAGCCCCACTGGTCATGAAGCTGCTTATCTTGAGAGGCAAGTAGGACAGGAGTCCCAAATGAGTCAGGAGGCATGTGTGGGGGAGAAGAATGTGAATGGTGAAGAAGTGGATCCAGTGGCAGAAATGGCAGAAACTCAGAATGCTCAAGAGGTGGTCTCAGAAGTAGAAAAGGTGGTGACTCCAAATGATCAGGAGGAGAGTCTGATAGCTGAGAAGGCAGAGACTGTGAATGATCAGGAATCCATTCCGGTGGCCCAAGCTGTGGTATCCACTGAACCTATACAGGGTTCTGGACAACAGCAGAGGATACGAGGAAAATCTCCACGTTCATCGG GTGTAAAGAATGTCCGTCAGCGACCAAGAAAATCTTTGCTGTCCTCGTCATCTGGCCGATCTCCTCTCCGGATCCTACAAGAGGATAACTCGCCCAACACTACTGCGCAACACAGACAG GGTAAGAAGTTGTCCTACCAGACGGAGCCTGCGCTGCCCCATCGAGCGCTTAAAATCTCACACGGTAACTGGGAGTCATCGCTCAACAAAGAGAACGCTGAGTATGGGCACAGCACCAGCTGA
- the cdca3 gene encoding cell division cycle-associated protein 3 isoform X1, whose product MSVALETVHPPLVAMGASESKAQVTPSRPLRNHLLSRVNDPRSPTSGIPRTPIEVGESPRNTPQTAHEEEEEIFEEEILDTPEISDPRSPTNGITRTPLRPPMHAVLNNLAKQLSEVFVAEDSVAEGGPLSPTGHEAAYLERQVGQESQMSQEACVGEKNVNGEEVDPVAEMAETQNAQEVVSEVEKVVTPNDQEESLIAEKAETVNDQESIPVAQAVVSTEPIQGSGQQQRIRGKSPRSSGVKNVRQRPRKSLLSSSSGRSPLRILQEDNSPNTTAQHRQGKKLSYQTEPALPHRALKISHGNWESSLNKENAEYGHSTS is encoded by the exons ATGAGTGTAG CTTTGGAGACCGTACACCCCCCACTTGTCGCTATGGGAGCCTCAGAGTCCAAAGCCCAGGTAACCCCTTCCCGTCCTCTGCGTAATCACCTGCTGTCTCGTGTGAATGATCCCCGCTCCCCAACCAGCGGGATTCCCAGGACTCCTATTGAG GTGGGGGAGTCTCCCCGGAACACCCCTCAGACTGCTcacgaggaggaggaggagatatTTGAGGAGGAGATTCTTGATACTCCAGAGATCTCAGACCCTCGTTCCCCAACCAATGGTATCACACGCACCCCCCTCAGACCCCCCATGCATG CTGTTCTGAACAACCTGGCAAAGCAGTTAAGTGAAGTGTTTGTGGCAGAGGATTCTGTGGCTGAAGGCGGCCCGTTGAGCCCCACTGGTCATGAAGCTGCTTATCTTGAGAGGCAAGTAGGACAGGAGTCCCAAATGAGTCAGGAGGCATGTGTGGGGGAGAAGAATGTGAATGGTGAAGAAGTGGATCCAGTGGCAGAAATGGCAGAAACTCAGAATGCTCAAGAGGTGGTCTCAGAAGTAGAAAAGGTGGTGACTCCAAATGATCAGGAGGAGAGTCTGATAGCTGAGAAGGCAGAGACTGTGAATGATCAGGAATCCATTCCGGTGGCCCAAGCTGTGGTATCCACTGAACCTATACAGGGTTCTGGACAACAGCAGAGGATACGAGGAAAATCTCCACGTTCATCGG GTGTAAAGAATGTCCGTCAGCGACCAAGAAAATCTTTGCTGTCCTCGTCATCTGGCCGATCTCCTCTCCGGATCCTACAAGAGGATAACTCGCCCAACACTACTGCGCAACACAGACAG GGTAAGAAGTTGTCCTACCAGACGGAGCCTGCGCTGCCCCATCGAGCGCTTAAAATCTCACACGGTAACTGGGAGTCATCGCTCAACAAAGAGAACGCTGAGTATGGGCACAGCACCAGCTGA